A single region of the Epinephelus moara isolate mb chromosome 12, YSFRI_EMoa_1.0, whole genome shotgun sequence genome encodes:
- the ttc32 gene encoding tetratricopeptide repeat protein 32 — protein sequence MEEDNSQTLEYAHSEFKRRNFQQAEELYTKYISFCSQSRECGASSLATAYNNRGQIKYLRVDFHEAVEDYTSAIQTDSGFEVPFYNRGLVHYRLGFFDDAKSDFQQALKLNPDFEDAKVSLQQTILDQQHKINRGY from the exons ATGGAGGAAGATAACTCCCAAACACTTGAATATGCTCACTCTGAATTCAAAAGGCGGAATTTCCAGCAGGCAGAGGAGCTGTACACGAAGTATAtctctttctgttcacagtCCAG GGAATGTGGAGCTAGTAGTTTGGCCACTGCTTACAACAACCGCGGACAGATAAAGTACCTCCGGGTGGATTTTCATGAAGCGGTGGAGGACTACACTTCCGCCATACAGACTGACAGCGGGTTTGAAGTACCGTTTTACAACAGAGGGCTCGTCCACTACAGACTGG gttTTTTTGACGATGCCAAGAGTGACTTCCAGCAAGCATTAAAGCTCAATCCAGATTTTGAAGATGCCAAAGTGAGCCTGCAACAGACAATACTGGACCAGCAGCACAAGATTAACAGGGGATACTGA